From one Brachypodium distachyon strain Bd21 chromosome 4, Brachypodium_distachyon_v3.0, whole genome shotgun sequence genomic stretch:
- the LOC100827810 gene encoding uncharacterized protein LOC100827810, translated as MAEMIASAVVGETVGRISTILIDKPDTKPSKRDELERLEMAHIKLEAALHMSKRWQITQVPMLRWRSKLKRAAQECDDTLRRCKQRALELEEEEIRRQRSSFPRRITHAAKSLIMSSFSSSNNTSCVTVDDVRRFERFADGTGEFLKFVEFGRRPYTFFNPLIGDLLAGKILRYRALQGGKFHYLFIRATSFEERGVETMVWFVYQDFKEPAKSLNLGLMMRLSESSDIFGIIIKCMQSATPHFTVAAQGVRRELIGLPTQDFCWLTNSPFRENEYWVHVHITLTQWLRPDPLCCSYRHQAPSSSTNSSASIAPSTRLACMYPEEVIVVYLQYHILPPDQLRSRQNFSATRDSGSADPLKLGVLFIPHDSTEDIEAASESYAFEVIDGKEQETLHINASLQDVDEKLLPKAVDHLCQDSESKIYQMCLRSKHGTAHLCVEKTTQAARVPSTGKNRTLKSASRVQNKRIEKKKKREDHGSNMDGWLDVSKDLLKYWVVCASDKLHGSIKSWIVNSPKCTYSLP; from the coding sequence ATGGCCGAGATGATTGCTTCAGCGGTGGTGGGCGAGACGGTCGGCAGGATCTCCACCATCCTAATCGACAAGCCTGACACAAAACCAAGCAAGAGAGACGAGCTTGAGAGGCTAGAGATGGCCCACATCAAGTTGGAGGCCGCGCTGCACATGTCCAAGAGATGGCAGATCACCCAAGTTCCCATGCTTCGCTGGCGGAGCAAGCTGAAGCGCGCCGCCCAGGAGTGCGATGACACGCTGCGCCGCTGCAAGCAGCGCGCCCTGGaactggaagaagaagagatcagGAGGCAGCGCTCCTCCTTCCCTAGACGTATCACCCATGCGGCCAAGTCATTGATCATGTCGTctttcagcagcagcaacaatacTTCTTGTGTAACTGTCGACGACGTCAGAAGATTCGAGAGGTTTGCAGATGGCACGGGCGAATTCCTCAAGTTCGTCGAGTTCGGCAGGCGGCCATACACGTTCTTCAACCCTCTCATCGGCGACCTTCTCGCAGGAAAGATACTGCGCTACCGAGCACTGCAAGGGGGCAAGTTCCATTACCTATTCATACGAGCCACCAGCTTCGAGGAGCGCGGTGTGGAAACAATGGTTTGGTTTGTCTATCAGGATTTCAAGGAACCTGCAAAAAGTCTCAATCTAGGGCTGATGATGCGTCTCTCCGAGAGCAGTGACATATTTGGGATCATAATTAAGTGTATGCAGTCAGCTACACCTCACTTTACGGTTGCTGCCCAAGGTGTGAGGAGGGAGCTCATTGGGCTACCCACGCAGGATTTTTGCTGGCTCACCAATTCTCCTTTCCGCGAGAATGAGTACTGGGTCCATGTGCACATCACATTGACCCAGTGGCTTCGTCCAGACCCACTCTGTTGCAGCTACAGACATCAAGCTCCTTCTAGTTCTACCAACAGCAGCGCCTCGATCGCGCCGTCCACGAGATTGGCTTGTATGTATCCAGAAGAGGTTATCGTGGTGTATTTGCAGTACCACATCTTGCCGCCTGATCAGCTCAGAAGCCGGCAGAATTTTTCAGCTACTAGAGATTCAGGTTCGGCTGATCCTCTCAAGCTCGGGGTGCTTTTTATTCCCCACGACTCCACGGAAGACATTGAGGCTGCATCTGAGAGCTATGCTTTCGAGGTGATTGATGGAAAGGAACAAGAAACGCTCCACATAAATGCATCTCTGCAAGATGTAGATGAGAAGCTGCTTCCCAAGGCCGTAGATCACCTGTGCCAGGATTCAGAATCCAAGATATACCAGATGTGCTTGAGGTCCAAGCATGGTACTGCGCATCTCTGCGTAGAGAAGACGACACAAGCAGCACGTGTGCCAAGTACGGGGAAAAATCGCACCCTTAAATCAGCATCACGGGTTCAAAACAAAAGgatagagaagaagaagaagcgagAGGATCATGGGAGTAACATGGACGGATGGCTGGACGTGTCCAAAGACCTGCTTAAGTATTGGGTTGTTTGTGCATCCGACAAGCTACACGGCTCAATCAAGTCTTGGATTGTTAACTCCCCTAAGTGCACCTACTCGCTCCCATGA